In a single window of the Candidatus Neomarinimicrobiota bacterium genome:
- a CDS encoding TolC family protein: protein MAATIIPSALIQGQSSNTTRQVYESIDALVADGLVANPEVRAAFARWEAVRKQVPARRALPEPSVQYTHYLQSVETRVGPQRGAAGLSQRLPWFGKLRLEGRIAESRGQAAYHQYAATVQRVAAEIEAAYWDYLFLLRAIQITQQSVELLRNWEQVVLAKYTTAQAGHPDVIKAQVEVLSLEDRIESLRQRQRPHLQRLSAAVGIPLTPDVIREVPIPRFDAPASLDSLLSELLQHNPELLASRALQAAARQTVSRERLNYLPDLTAGGQVIFTGENPMLGDDPQNGRDPVMFSVGLSIPIRWKKYRALEQSARAEQRSAELTTAHIENRLLSGLELVRYELQDAARRVRLYQEALIPRAGQAMLTTEAAYISNKVDFLTLIESQRVLLDYQLSYQESLADQARQRAQLFALLGRYPVNTPFMEENLK, encoded by the coding sequence TTGGCAGCGACCATAATTCCCTCGGCATTGATCCAGGGACAGTCTTCAAATACCACCCGGCAGGTCTATGAATCGATAGATGCGCTCGTTGCCGACGGGCTGGTCGCCAATCCGGAAGTGCGGGCGGCTTTCGCTCGATGGGAAGCCGTCCGGAAGCAAGTCCCTGCCCGACGCGCATTGCCGGAGCCATCAGTTCAGTACACCCACTACCTTCAGAGTGTTGAGACCCGGGTCGGTCCCCAGCGAGGGGCTGCCGGCCTATCGCAACGCTTGCCCTGGTTTGGTAAACTCAGGCTCGAGGGGCGCATTGCTGAAAGCAGGGGCCAAGCCGCATACCACCAGTACGCCGCCACCGTTCAACGAGTTGCCGCTGAGATCGAGGCCGCTTACTGGGATTATCTCTTCCTTCTGCGGGCCATTCAGATCACACAGCAGAGTGTAGAGCTGCTGCGTAATTGGGAGCAGGTTGTTCTCGCGAAATACACCACCGCCCAGGCCGGACATCCCGACGTTATCAAGGCCCAGGTGGAAGTCTTGAGTCTGGAAGATCGGATTGAATCCCTCCGACAGCGCCAACGACCACATCTCCAACGGCTCTCGGCGGCGGTTGGAATCCCACTCACGCCCGACGTCATCAGAGAGGTGCCGATTCCGCGATTTGATGCTCCGGCATCACTGGACAGCTTGCTAAGCGAGCTATTACAGCACAATCCCGAGCTGCTTGCAAGCAGGGCTCTCCAGGCGGCCGCCAGACAGACTGTCAGCCGGGAGCGATTGAATTACCTGCCCGACCTGACGGCAGGTGGTCAGGTCATTTTCACTGGTGAGAATCCCATGCTGGGCGATGATCCCCAGAATGGCAGGGATCCGGTTATGTTCAGTGTCGGTCTCTCTATCCCTATCCGGTGGAAAAAATACCGAGCTCTCGAACAATCGGCGCGAGCAGAACAGAGGTCGGCGGAATTGACCACGGCCCATATTGAAAACCGGCTGCTGTCCGGCCTGGAGCTCGTGCGCTACGAACTGCAGGATGCGGCCCGGAGGGTCAGATTGTATCAAGAGGCCCTCATTCCGCGGGCCGGACAAGCCATGCTTACCACTGAGGCCGCCTATATCAGCAATAAGGTGGATTTCTTAACCCTCATAGAATCACAGCGGGTACTCCTGGATTATCAACTCTCATACCAAGAATCGTTGGCTGACCAAGCCCGCCAGCGAGCGCAGCTTTTTGCCCTGCTCGGCAGATACCCGGTGAATACCCCGTTTATGGAGGAGAACTTGAAATGA
- a CDS encoding efflux RND transporter periplasmic adaptor subunit has product MKTKDYFNRLINWFRILPYRVWIIVGLAFILGLLITGPGREEHEHGQIVVAAATHGEVRWWTCSMHPQVQLPEPGQCPICFMDLIPVANTGSEAAPRELRMSENAIALAGITTQRVHRAVAEREVRLAGKVDYDETLLANITAWVPGRLERLFVDYTGITVKKGDHLVELYSPELYAAQEELIQALQRVPAGDQAPGRAPAQAIVQAAREKLRLLGITENQIKQIEQRSTPSDRLTIYSPMSGIVIHKDAVEGMYVSTGTRIYSIADLSRVWVILEAYESDLPWLHYGQEVDFTVEALPGQTFRGRVAFIDPVLDTKTRAVKVRLSQSNPTGVLKPGMFVRATVHSVLDAEGRVINADMAGKWVSPMHPEIVKDHPGQCDICGMDLVRAEDLGIVNIPASEQLPLLVPASAVLLTGKRAVVYVKKPDIDEPTFEGREVRLGARAGDSCLVLSGLKEGEEVVVNGNFKIDSAMQIAAKPSMMSPVGGISMTGHEHHAVEGKQHESTPNARVEDTQTEPIKPEAEATFLEALQKVYDLYFQAQDALADDRIKAATDALVQLKKEAQAIQPELSGLKGPTAQVWQDHQEQLLTAMEHVHHWRSPEAARSGFDRVSLVIIAVQKDFGHADDRTYYELFCPMAFDNTGAHWLQTDKAVKNPYFGNRMLRCGEVRSVMPPAQTFEKEPSEGPTPNG; this is encoded by the coding sequence ATGAAAACGAAGGACTATTTCAACCGTTTGATTAACTGGTTTAGAATTCTTCCCTACCGGGTCTGGATTATAGTCGGATTGGCTTTCATCCTGGGACTGCTCATCACCGGCCCTGGAAGGGAGGAGCACGAGCACGGACAGATAGTAGTAGCCGCTGCCACTCATGGTGAGGTTCGCTGGTGGACGTGCTCTATGCATCCCCAGGTGCAGCTGCCGGAGCCGGGCCAGTGCCCCATTTGCTTTATGGATCTCATCCCGGTTGCGAACACAGGCAGTGAAGCAGCTCCGCGGGAGCTCCGGATGTCTGAGAACGCTATAGCGCTGGCCGGGATCACCACTCAACGAGTGCACCGGGCGGTGGCCGAGCGGGAAGTACGCCTCGCCGGCAAGGTGGACTACGATGAGACCTTATTGGCTAATATAACTGCCTGGGTGCCCGGCCGATTGGAACGGCTATTTGTGGATTATACCGGCATCACGGTCAAAAAAGGTGACCACCTGGTGGAACTCTACAGTCCTGAGCTCTACGCGGCCCAGGAGGAGCTCATTCAGGCCCTTCAGCGAGTCCCGGCAGGTGATCAAGCCCCTGGCCGGGCCCCGGCTCAGGCCATCGTTCAAGCCGCCCGCGAGAAACTGAGGTTGCTGGGCATTACCGAAAATCAGATCAAGCAGATAGAGCAGCGCAGCACTCCGTCCGACCGGCTGACGATCTACAGCCCGATGTCGGGAATAGTGATTCACAAGGACGCTGTCGAGGGAATGTATGTTTCGACCGGCACGAGAATCTATTCTATTGCCGATCTGAGCCGCGTCTGGGTGATCCTGGAGGCCTATGAATCAGACCTCCCCTGGCTCCATTATGGGCAGGAGGTGGATTTCACCGTTGAGGCACTGCCCGGCCAGACATTTCGAGGGCGGGTCGCCTTTATCGATCCGGTCCTGGACACCAAAACCCGGGCCGTAAAGGTACGCCTCAGCCAGTCTAATCCCACTGGCGTGCTCAAGCCGGGTATGTTCGTGCGGGCTACGGTGCACTCGGTCCTGGACGCGGAAGGCCGGGTTATCAATGCCGATATGGCGGGCAAATGGGTCAGTCCGATGCACCCGGAGATCGTGAAGGACCATCCTGGCCAGTGTGACATTTGCGGCATGGACCTGGTCCGAGCAGAAGACCTGGGCATCGTTAATATCCCAGCCAGCGAGCAGCTTCCCTTGCTAGTTCCCGCCAGTGCAGTGCTGCTCACTGGCAAGCGGGCCGTGGTCTACGTTAAAAAGCCTGATATCGATGAACCCACTTTCGAGGGTCGGGAGGTGAGGCTGGGCGCCCGTGCCGGTGACAGCTGCCTGGTCCTGTCAGGGCTGAAGGAAGGCGAAGAGGTGGTCGTCAACGGCAATTTCAAGATCGACAGTGCCATGCAGATCGCCGCCAAGCCCAGCATGATGAGTCCCGTAGGTGGCATAAGCATGACGGGCCACGAACACCACGCCGTTGAGGGAAAACAACATGAGTCGACTCCCAATGCCAGAGTAGAAGATACCCAGACCGAGCCGATTAAGCCGGAGGCAGAAGCCACTTTCCTGGAAGCGTTGCAGAAAGTCTACGACCTTTACTTTCAGGCCCAGGATGCCCTGGCTGATGACCGGATAAAGGCGGCCACCGACGCCCTGGTACAGCTCAAGAAGGAAGCCCAGGCAATTCAACCAGAGCTGTCGGGCCTGAAGGGACCTACCGCGCAAGTGTGGCAAGACCACCAGGAACAACTGCTAACTGCCATGGAGCACGTTCACCACTGGCGCTCTCCGGAAGCGGCTCGCAGCGGATTTGACCGCGTTTCCCTGGTGATCATCGCCGTACAAAAGGACTTCGGCCATGCCGATGACCGGACCTACTACGAACTCTTCTGCCCAATGGCGTTCGATAATACCGGTGCTCACTGGCTCCAGACGGATAAAGCAGTAAAAAATCCTTACTTTGGGAACCGCATGCTCCGTTGTGGGGAGGTGAGATCGGTAATGCCTCCTGCGCAGACCTTCGAAAAGGAACCCAGTGAGGGGCCTACTCCTAATGGTTGA